A genome region from Alicyclobacillus acidocaldarius subsp. acidocaldarius DSM 446 includes the following:
- a CDS encoding DUF1641 domain-containing protein codes for MAEPIRVIERREETLEERRQRVLERLADAVVHEEQAAERLIQLVALAEDKGLLPMLTALLERGDRVLAHVVDLLARDEYTSALQNAIGLAQALGKFDPSMLAKLVDGVAGGLADAKEATAADGKPLGVFELLALLKDPNVSYAIRFLLGFLSGMGKTLRSQGSPD; via the coding sequence GTGGCGGAACCCATTCGGGTCATTGAGCGCCGGGAGGAGACGCTCGAGGAGCGGCGCCAACGCGTCCTCGAGCGTCTGGCGGACGCGGTGGTCCATGAGGAGCAGGCGGCGGAGCGGTTGATTCAGCTCGTGGCGCTGGCCGAAGACAAAGGGCTGTTGCCCATGCTGACTGCGCTTCTCGAACGCGGAGACCGGGTTCTGGCGCACGTCGTCGATCTGCTGGCTCGCGATGAATACACGTCTGCGCTGCAGAATGCTATCGGGCTGGCGCAGGCGCTTGGCAAATTTGATCCAAGCATGTTGGCGAAGCTCGTGGACGGCGTCGCAGGTGGGCTGGCGGATGCCAAAGAGGCGACGGCCGCAGATGGCAAGCCGCTCGGCGTATTCGAATTGCTCGCGCTGCTGAAGGATCCGAATGTATCGTATGCCATTCGCTTTCTTCTGGGGTTTTTGTCAGGAATGGGTAAGACCCTTCGCTCGCAGGGCTCTCCAGATTGA
- a CDS encoding rhodanese-like domain-containing protein: MALTFMQMVQKAKENVPGLSAAEAKKRIEEDPNTLVIDVQDAADAGACGLIPSSVNISLGMLPIRADLELPKELRDERLADRNRPVITTCGAGGQAALAAYVLKLMGFTNVAYIEGGTAAWKEAGYEVVH, encoded by the coding sequence GTGGCGTTGACCTTCATGCAGATGGTGCAAAAGGCCAAGGAGAACGTGCCAGGGTTGAGTGCCGCTGAGGCGAAGAAGCGGATTGAGGAGGATCCGAACACCCTTGTCATCGACGTGCAGGACGCGGCGGACGCGGGCGCATGTGGGCTCATCCCTTCAAGCGTCAACATTTCGCTCGGCATGCTTCCCATCCGCGCGGATCTGGAGCTCCCGAAGGAGCTGCGAGATGAGCGCCTCGCGGATCGAAATCGGCCCGTCATCACGACCTGTGGAGCGGGCGGACAGGCGGCTCTCGCGGCGTACGTCCTGAAACTGATGGGCTTCACGAACGTGGCATACATCGAAGGCGGGACGGCAGCGTGGAAGGAAGCGGGCTACGAGGTCGTGCATTGA
- a CDS encoding NAD(P)/FAD-dependent oxidoreductase: MSGIVILGAGYGGLATALELDRHGIPFTLVNREPYHTFKTLLHEVAGARHDPRTYALSLEELFHRKTSEIIIAEVKNLRLSDKLVETDGATLAYDTLIVALGSRTATFGLPGVAEHTFRLDSLRAAMELHHHVEREFERYQQTGNPVHLKVLVAGGGLTGVELMGEWADWLPKRVRELGLPLTDLHLGLIHAHAEILPDVDHQLRAVAQAKLVERGVELILNERVAGAEPQAYLLASGRKLEAGTLVWTGGVEAPALLKEAGLPVDARNRVDVDEFLMARGVADVYVIGDCARFADAHGNVLPPTGQVAEQMGHHLGANLVRRAHGRPPLPFVYRDHGMVASLGPRYGVAEIGRHHATGATALVLKDGSKMKYLMHLGGPVTLLKHYRQWLEI; this comes from the coding sequence TTGAGTGGAATCGTGATTCTCGGCGCGGGATACGGCGGCCTCGCGACAGCGCTGGAACTGGATCGGCACGGCATCCCGTTTACGCTCGTCAATCGCGAGCCTTATCACACCTTCAAGACGCTTCTGCACGAGGTCGCCGGGGCGCGGCACGACCCGCGCACCTACGCGCTGTCGCTGGAAGAACTATTTCACCGAAAGACGAGCGAGATCATCATCGCAGAGGTCAAGAACCTGCGGCTGTCGGACAAGCTCGTCGAAACCGATGGCGCCACCCTGGCGTACGACACACTGATTGTCGCACTCGGCAGCCGCACGGCCACATTCGGACTGCCGGGCGTGGCGGAGCACACGTTCCGGTTGGATTCGCTGCGCGCGGCGATGGAACTCCATCACCATGTGGAACGAGAGTTCGAGCGGTATCAGCAAACGGGAAACCCCGTCCACCTCAAGGTGCTCGTGGCGGGGGGCGGGCTCACCGGGGTCGAACTCATGGGCGAATGGGCGGACTGGTTGCCCAAGCGTGTGCGTGAGCTCGGACTGCCGCTCACGGACTTGCACCTCGGCTTGATTCACGCGCACGCCGAGATTCTGCCCGACGTGGACCACCAGCTCCGAGCCGTCGCTCAAGCGAAGCTCGTCGAACGCGGCGTGGAATTGATTCTCAACGAACGCGTGGCCGGCGCCGAGCCGCAGGCGTATCTCCTCGCCTCGGGCAGAAAGCTCGAGGCCGGCACGCTCGTCTGGACGGGCGGCGTCGAAGCGCCCGCCCTGTTAAAGGAAGCGGGGCTTCCGGTGGACGCTCGAAACCGAGTGGACGTGGACGAGTTTCTGATGGCCCGGGGTGTCGCCGACGTGTACGTCATCGGCGACTGCGCGCGCTTCGCCGACGCTCACGGCAACGTCCTGCCGCCCACCGGGCAGGTGGCCGAACAAATGGGTCACCACCTCGGGGCCAATCTCGTGCGAAGGGCGCACGGCCGCCCTCCACTGCCCTTTGTCTACCGCGATCACGGCATGGTGGCTTCGCTTGGACCGAGGTACGGCGTGGCCGAGATCGGCAGGCACCACGCGACAGGCGCCACCGCATTGGTACTCAAGGACGGCTCGAAAATGAAATATTTAATGCATTTAGGAGGTCCTGTAACCCTCTTGAAGCACTATCGACAATGGCTGGAGATTTAA